A single genomic interval of halophilic archaeon DL31 harbors:
- a CDS encoding Hydroxymethylglutaryl-CoA synthase (KEGG: hbo:Hbor_08530 hydroxymethylglutaryl-CoA synthase~PFAM: Hydroxymethylglutaryl-coenzyme A synthase, N-terminal; Hydroxymethylglutaryl-coenzyme A synthase C-terminal), with protein MNSVGIDAVEIWAGKLKLDLPGTFAHAKDEDPEKYRKGLGLENSSFPDTYEDIVTMGANAAKRLMDRKGLETEDIGRIDVATESAFDNSKPVSTYIAGCLEQVCDGDFHHANKGERKFACIAGTQSIDDAYNWIRAGRNRGRSAIVVATDTALYTRGTSGEATQGAGAVAMLITEDPSLVELSTEQGYGSADETDFLKPNQQFPSVDGKRSMQVYLARMREAVEDFESVAWDMHPDDFEYIPFHTPFPGMVRKAGLLGYRHMIRDTEIEDELSGEIGRQPREAEYEDWDAYEEAIRDYMDKLKETDTYQSWYADTINPTLSIAREVGNWYTGSVHVARASALKQAAEEGKALAGKKLLVGSYGSGAQAEIHAETVADGWQAEIEQLTIDEQLDARYDLDFEEYEQVHDVHNHDMTVDVEEFTIPDGEFVFAGRGRMNERKYEYVE; from the coding sequence ATGAATTCAGTCGGCATCGACGCCGTCGAAATTTGGGCTGGAAAGCTCAAACTCGACCTGCCCGGCACGTTCGCCCATGCAAAAGACGAGGACCCAGAGAAGTACCGCAAAGGACTGGGCCTCGAGAACTCCTCGTTCCCGGACACCTACGAGGACATCGTCACGATGGGCGCCAACGCAGCCAAGCGCCTGATGGACCGCAAAGGACTCGAAACCGAAGATATCGGCCGCATCGACGTGGCCACGGAGTCGGCGTTCGACAACTCCAAGCCTGTCTCGACCTACATCGCCGGCTGCCTGGAACAGGTCTGCGACGGCGACTTCCACCACGCCAACAAAGGCGAGCGGAAGTTCGCCTGTATCGCCGGCACCCAGTCCATCGACGACGCCTACAACTGGATCCGCGCGGGGCGGAATCGCGGCCGCTCGGCCATCGTCGTCGCGACCGACACCGCCCTCTACACCCGCGGCACCAGCGGTGAGGCGACGCAGGGCGCCGGCGCCGTCGCGATGCTGATTACGGAGGACCCCAGTCTGGTCGAACTCTCGACCGAGCAGGGGTACGGCTCCGCCGACGAGACTGACTTCCTCAAGCCGAACCAGCAGTTCCCGAGCGTCGACGGCAAGCGCTCGATGCAGGTCTACCTCGCCCGGATGCGCGAGGCCGTGGAGGACTTCGAATCCGTCGCGTGGGACATGCACCCCGATGATTTCGAATACATTCCATTCCACACCCCGTTCCCGGGGATGGTGCGGAAGGCGGGCCTGCTTGGCTACCGGCATATGATCCGCGACACCGAAATCGAGGACGAACTGTCCGGCGAGATCGGCCGCCAGCCCCGCGAGGCGGAGTACGAGGACTGGGACGCCTACGAGGAGGCCATCCGCGACTACATGGATAAACTCAAGGAAACCGATACGTATCAGTCGTGGTACGCCGACACCATCAACCCGACCCTCTCAATCGCCCGTGAGGTCGGGAACTGGTACACCGGCTCCGTCCACGTCGCCCGTGCGAGTGCGCTCAAGCAGGCCGCCGAGGAGGGCAAAGCGCTCGCAGGCAAGAAGCTCCTAGTCGGCTCGTACGGCTCGGGTGCCCAAGCCGAGATTCACGCCGAGACCGTCGCCGACGGCTGGCAGGCCGAAATCGAGCAGCTCACCATCGACGAGCAGCTCGACGCCCGATACGACCTCGATTTCGAGGAGTACGAGCAGGTCCACGACGTCCACAACCACGACATGACCGTCGACGTCGAGGAGTTCACCATCCCCGACGGCGAGTTCGTCTTCGCCGGCCGTGGCCGGATGAACGAGCGGAAGTACGAATACGTCGAGTGA
- a CDS encoding flagellin domain protein (TIGRFAM: Archaeal flagellin, N-terminal related~PFAM: PKD; Protein of unknown function DUF1628~KEGG: hbo:Hbor_08300 hypothetical protein~SMART: PKD) — MNERAQSESIGVILLVGVVVISVATVGAFVLSDISSDTVNADISVQITSNGFYFSHDGGDPLPMNELLIVVRSESGTSRPTFTPNTIYEGDDDAIFEPGERWANVNTKFDLETPVTISLFQTRTNSLLVKETAYPDRFLASGPTPPIPRISIDPDPAYGEDPVTFDSAGSEDPDGEIISYTWVFEDGTTVSGETATRTYPNPGTYTVTLSLEDDVGVVGNTSRTLTVLPANPQLETVEVSNAPLNDSDVDQTQTITVTFDREMDTSTTPTVELRNLTGNVTYGTGSWVDNRTFVQDIDIADADEESLGRVNVTGGADETGSVTEPDNSTTVFVDTSVPAISGFTVANPSGSTVTVEFTASERLEEVTVPLTEKNAGLITTFTVSEFTETEIAGGEYTYNVSYTVPTKGDYTATLDRATDTTDNDGATGQSDMVKVQSGSGKPVIRNFSGIVASADGDYVEVGNVTVEEFSSGNSQGIDSVTVEVREAGNSTVLGSTTIQGDKQTSRISREDVSINAPLDRGTTYNVTVIAISTNGESVTRSENVVAGDTLASGAPTIDLYDDVVVTKNAEEVTIGTLNASDETEITRVEFTVTHSSGDVVGNETFSINAENANLSSVSISTSKLGNKEKYTVEVRVYDSDGNVVSRSETKVAN; from the coding sequence ATGAACGAACGCGCCCAGTCCGAATCAATCGGGGTCATCCTCCTTGTCGGCGTCGTCGTCATCAGCGTCGCAACGGTGGGTGCGTTTGTGCTCTCGGACATCAGCAGCGATACGGTCAACGCGGACATCTCGGTCCAGATCACGAGCAACGGCTTCTACTTTAGCCACGACGGGGGCGACCCGCTCCCGATGAACGAGCTCCTCATCGTCGTCAGGTCAGAGAGTGGGACATCCAGGCCGACGTTCACCCCGAACACCATCTACGAGGGCGATGATGACGCCATCTTCGAGCCAGGCGAACGCTGGGCCAACGTCAACACGAAGTTCGACCTCGAGACCCCGGTGACCATCTCGCTGTTCCAGACCCGCACGAACTCATTACTGGTCAAAGAGACAGCGTACCCCGACCGATTCTTGGCCAGTGGGCCGACGCCGCCAATCCCGCGAATCAGTATCGACCCCGACCCAGCATACGGCGAGGACCCGGTCACGTTCGATTCGGCAGGTTCCGAGGACCCCGATGGGGAGATTATCTCCTACACCTGGGTGTTCGAGGACGGCACCACCGTTAGCGGGGAGACGGCTACCCGCACCTACCCGAACCCGGGGACGTACACCGTCACGCTGAGCCTCGAAGACGACGTTGGTGTGGTCGGTAACACGAGCCGGACGCTCACCGTCCTCCCCGCAAATCCGCAACTCGAGACCGTGGAGGTATCGAACGCGCCGCTGAACGACAGCGACGTGGACCAGACCCAGACCATCACGGTCACGTTCGACCGGGAGATGGACACGTCGACGACGCCAACGGTGGAGCTCCGGAACCTCACGGGGAACGTCACCTACGGGACCGGGAGCTGGGTCGACAACCGGACGTTCGTTCAGGATATCGATATCGCCGACGCCGACGAAGAGTCGCTGGGCCGGGTGAACGTCACCGGCGGCGCCGACGAGACCGGTTCGGTTACCGAACCGGACAACAGCACGACAGTGTTCGTCGACACGTCCGTGCCGGCGATCAGCGGCTTCACGGTGGCGAACCCCAGTGGGTCTACGGTGACCGTCGAGTTCACTGCTAGCGAGCGGCTGGAAGAGGTGACGGTGCCGCTGACCGAGAAGAACGCCGGCCTCATCACAACCTTCACCGTGAGCGAGTTCACGGAGACCGAAATCGCGGGCGGTGAGTACACCTACAACGTGAGCTACACGGTACCGACGAAGGGTGACTACACGGCGACGCTGGACCGGGCGACCGACACGACCGACAATGACGGTGCGACCGGGCAGTCCGACATGGTCAAGGTGCAGTCTGGGAGTGGGAAACCGGTGATTCGGAACTTCAGCGGCATCGTCGCCTCCGCCGATGGCGACTACGTCGAGGTCGGGAACGTGACCGTCGAGGAGTTCAGCAGCGGTAACAGTCAAGGAATCGACTCCGTAACCGTCGAGGTACGGGAGGCTGGAAACTCGACAGTACTGGGGAGCACGACGATTCAGGGTGACAAGCAGACCAGCCGCATCTCCCGGGAGGACGTGAGTATCAACGCACCTCTCGACAGAGGGACGACGTACAACGTGACGGTCATCGCTATCTCGACGAACGGAGAAAGCGTAACTCGGTCAGAAAACGTTGTTGCTGGGGACACGCTGGCCTCCGGAGCGCCGACTATCGACCTTTACGACGACGTAGTCGTCACGAAGAACGCGGAGGAAGTCACCATCGGCACGTTGAACGCTAGCGACGAGACCGAAATCACGAGAGTCGAGTTCACAGTAACTCACAGCAGCGGGGACGTGGTCGGAAACGAAACGTTCTCCATCAACGCGGAGAACGCGAACCTCTCGTCAGTCAGTATCTCGACCTCAAAACTGGGTAACAAGGAAAAGTACACGGTAGAAGTGCGAGTGTACGACTCCGACGGGAACGTCGTCAGCCGGAGTGAAACGAAGGTTGCGAACTAA
- a CDS encoding PKD domain containing protein (KEGG: hut:Huta_2764 PKD domain containing protein) encodes MKFRRDDRGVTVQIGAVLLFGILIIALATAQVAVVPDENATTEFKHNLEAQQSMGELRNALLAAGRSGDPAAASISLGTTYQQRTFLINPPPAGGSLRTDGTGDPRVNVTIANAKADSQYENANEYWNGTTRTYDTGAIVYQPNYNEYREAPTTVYENTLVANVFGENRTLEQSGQTLIRGTRINLLTLNGTLQENGVIAKSVDAQPLSAYTNTVTVRSTASDPLWVNITSRLSADTWGNRVLAEQTTSNGGNVADVVEISNETRNGVTYHRVGIQLAPGSYELRGSSVAVGAISERNKQPKPTYLVVTDGYEVVGNQSTGTMTVEVRDQFNNPVTGTTVSVETDGTYLRTFNDSGNQVNETMLKTDADGRAIVRYRAVNVTEGGASLNVSIGNQDYEKWNESGIGIDEFAFGGGGDGGGGGEVNPGSSGELIQTTVNEGDNKDSVELGFNNTIGSQVNITGARLNFFYSDKDTPTSANISDGGGTLYTLEIGGDYERFGTPIEILANGQDTLTLSFDDKVDKKDFFVLTLVYEVDGQTQRSTYFVGLK; translated from the coding sequence ATGAAGTTCCGTCGGGACGACCGGGGGGTGACCGTCCAAATCGGGGCGGTGCTGCTGTTCGGGATCCTCATCATCGCACTCGCCACCGCACAGGTAGCGGTCGTTCCCGACGAGAACGCGACAACGGAGTTCAAACACAACCTCGAAGCCCAACAGAGTATGGGCGAACTCCGCAACGCCCTGCTGGCGGCAGGCCGCAGCGGCGACCCCGCAGCGGCCTCGATTTCGCTCGGGACCACCTACCAACAACGGACGTTCCTGATTAACCCCCCGCCTGCTGGTGGGTCGCTCAGGACGGACGGCACCGGCGACCCGCGCGTGAACGTCACCATCGCCAACGCAAAGGCTGACTCGCAATACGAGAACGCAAACGAGTACTGGAACGGCACCACCCGCACGTACGACACAGGCGCCATCGTCTACCAGCCGAACTACAACGAGTACCGGGAGGCCCCGACGACGGTCTATGAAAACACGCTCGTGGCGAACGTCTTCGGTGAGAACCGGACGCTCGAACAGTCTGGTCAGACGCTGATTCGGGGGACCCGTATCAACCTCCTCACGCTCAACGGAACGCTCCAGGAAAACGGCGTGATCGCCAAAAGCGTCGACGCGCAGCCATTGAGTGCCTACACCAACACCGTCACCGTCCGGTCGACGGCGAGTGACCCGCTCTGGGTGAACATCACCTCGCGACTGAGCGCGGACACGTGGGGCAACCGCGTGCTCGCCGAGCAGACGACGAGCAACGGCGGCAACGTCGCCGATGTAGTCGAGATCAGTAACGAGACTCGAAACGGCGTTACCTACCACCGAGTGGGCATCCAACTGGCGCCCGGGAGCTACGAACTCCGGGGGTCGAGTGTCGCCGTCGGCGCTATCTCGGAGCGAAATAAGCAGCCCAAGCCGACGTATCTGGTGGTCACCGATGGCTACGAAGTTGTCGGTAACCAGAGTACCGGGACCATGACTGTCGAGGTTCGTGACCAGTTCAACAACCCCGTCACTGGAACAACTGTGAGTGTGGAAACGGACGGTACGTACCTACGGACGTTCAACGATAGCGGCAATCAAGTCAACGAAACGATGCTTAAAACAGACGCGGATGGACGAGCGATCGTCCGCTATCGCGCCGTGAACGTTACTGAAGGCGGTGCGTCACTAAACGTCAGTATTGGCAATCAAGACTACGAGAAATGGAACGAGAGCGGAATCGGGATTGACGAGTTCGCGTTCGGTGGCGGCGGTGACGGCGGTGGAGGAGGCGAAGTGAACCCTGGGTCAAGCGGTGAGTTGATTCAGACTACCGTAAATGAAGGTGACAACAAGGACTCGGTTGAGCTCGGGTTCAACAACACAATCGGATCACAGGTAAATATCACCGGTGCACGTCTCAATTTCTTCTACTCCGATAAAGATACCCCCACGAGTGCGAATATCTCCGATGGTGGTGGAACCCTATACACGCTGGAAATCGGAGGAGATTACGAACGGTTTGGAACACCAATCGAAATCCTGGCTAACGGGCAGGATACGTTGACCTTGAGCTTCGACGATAAGGTGGACAAGAAGGACTTCTTCGTACTTACGTTGGTCTACGAAGTCGACGGTCAAACTCAGCGGTCGACGTACTTTGTTGGGCTCAAATGA
- a CDS encoding Uncharacterized conserved protein UCP022079 (PFAM: Uncharacterised conserved protein UCP022079~KEGG: hla:Hlac_1933 hypothetical protein): MSDEDEAVETFYTQERWQNWIDRLREEDLDLENEDSARLLMNLQEDTAIAVAKVVEAFEEGTIGEERAHSELTGMQEIVLTDAGLEDEETAMLLESVQMSLEVVFYAAQEFVAAGAPEGEIEEYIDAAVEAEAEEEIDAAIGYLVQAGTLVLDGNDLDMAIVDEMEYGLVAEWLNGLDSLQNALSDPETVEEDG; the protein is encoded by the coding sequence ATGAGCGACGAGGACGAGGCGGTGGAGACGTTCTACACCCAAGAACGCTGGCAGAACTGGATCGACCGCCTGCGGGAGGAGGACCTCGACCTCGAAAACGAGGACTCTGCCCGCCTGCTGATGAACCTCCAGGAGGACACCGCCATCGCCGTAGCGAAGGTGGTCGAAGCCTTCGAGGAGGGAACCATCGGCGAGGAGCGCGCCCACAGCGAGCTCACCGGCATGCAGGAGATTGTCCTGACCGACGCCGGACTGGAGGACGAGGAGACCGCGATGCTGCTCGAGAGCGTCCAGATGAGTCTGGAAGTCGTCTTCTACGCCGCACAGGAGTTCGTCGCCGCCGGCGCCCCCGAGGGCGAAATTGAGGAGTACATCGACGCCGCCGTCGAGGCCGAGGCCGAAGAGGAAATCGACGCCGCCATTGGTTACCTCGTGCAGGCCGGCACGCTCGTGCTTGACGGCAACGACCTCGACATGGCCATCGTCGACGAGATGGAGTACGGCCTCGTCGCAGAGTGGCTCAACGGACTCGACTCGCTGCAGAACGCGCTATCGGACCCCGAAACCGTCGAAGAAGACGGCTGA
- a CDS encoding TatD-related deoxyribonuclease (PFAM: Deoxyribonuclease, TatD-related~KEGG: hbo:Hbor_08490 metal-dependent hydrolase (urease superfamily)), giving the protein MDELEIPVLDNHLHLDPEFGRGLDAVRDFARLGGTHLMVVNKPSWHLGEVPSEPDDFHHAFEVTIDAVTEATELLDGRAWAVLGVHPGLVSHLVDEGHSPEDAEDLMRTGLNIAAEYVADESTEPALALKTGRPHYDVSEAVWDASNAVLKHGLALGAEHDCAVQLHTEETDDLTEVARWAEERGLPAEKVVKHYAGGRLAGPTPSVMSEKDRLLTAVEGGEPFLMETDFVDDADRPGAVLGPKTVPRRVRWLLEEGHKEATRRAHVETPKLVYGIDTEATLER; this is encoded by the coding sequence ATGGACGAACTCGAAATTCCCGTGCTGGACAACCATCTCCACCTCGACCCGGAGTTCGGTCGGGGGCTGGATGCGGTCCGGGATTTCGCCCGGCTGGGCGGCACCCACCTCATGGTTGTCAACAAGCCATCGTGGCACCTCGGCGAGGTGCCGAGCGAGCCCGACGACTTCCACCATGCGTTCGAGGTCACTATCGACGCGGTCACCGAGGCGACAGAGCTGCTGGATGGTCGTGCGTGGGCTGTCTTAGGCGTGCATCCAGGGCTCGTGAGCCATCTCGTGGACGAGGGGCACAGCCCGGAAGACGCGGAGGATCTGATGCGTACGGGGCTGAATATCGCTGCGGAGTACGTCGCTGACGAGTCCACCGAGCCCGCGCTGGCGCTCAAAACCGGCCGGCCCCACTACGACGTGAGCGAAGCGGTGTGGGACGCCTCGAACGCGGTGCTCAAACACGGACTCGCACTCGGCGCCGAGCACGACTGTGCGGTCCAACTCCACACGGAGGAAACTGATGACCTCACCGAAGTCGCGAGGTGGGCCGAGGAGCGTGGACTTCCTGCAGAGAAGGTCGTGAAACACTACGCGGGCGGCCGGTTGGCGGGGCCGACCCCGAGCGTGATGAGTGAGAAAGACCGACTGCTGACAGCTGTCGAAGGGGGTGAGCCGTTCCTGATGGAGACGGATTTCGTCGACGATGCCGACCGGCCGGGCGCAGTGCTTGGTCCCAAAACCGTCCCACGGCGCGTTCGTTGGTTGCTCGAGGAGGGACACAAGGAAGCGACGCGGCGCGCACACGTCGAGACGCCGAAACTGGTGTACGGCATCGACACCGAGGCCACTCTCGAGCGATAA
- a CDS encoding Protein of unknown function DUF457, transmembrane (PFAM: Protein of unknown function DUF457, transmembrane~KEGG: hvo:HVO_2422 hypothetical protein), whose amino-acid sequence MPSTLVHVAIGGLVATALLGGRFSSRAVAVGLLAAAVPDLDSFLVFIDGGHRSALHTFLFPALLTVGLYWDTRRAEGSRLRERFGPEAGYVVAVGIVSLVAGGIFPDLFTNGVNVFWPLHDQFYTLRGELLLSDQRGVVQTFVDFSPEEPARTTENTRYKTGADPDPWQQTEEPVEQVFPVVQAGWQLMLVLVSATIVGFRTVQDRRSR is encoded by the coding sequence GTGCCTTCGACGCTCGTGCACGTCGCCATCGGCGGGCTGGTGGCGACGGCCCTACTCGGCGGCCGCTTCAGTAGCCGAGCGGTCGCCGTTGGGCTCCTCGCAGCCGCCGTTCCAGATCTCGACTCCTTTCTGGTCTTCATCGACGGCGGCCACCGCTCGGCGTTGCACACGTTCCTCTTCCCGGCGCTGCTCACGGTGGGGCTCTACTGGGACACCCGCCGCGCCGAGGGCTCTCGGCTCCGCGAGCGGTTCGGGCCCGAAGCGGGCTACGTCGTCGCTGTCGGCATCGTCAGCCTGGTCGCTGGCGGCATCTTCCCCGACCTCTTCACCAACGGCGTCAACGTGTTCTGGCCGCTCCACGACCAGTTCTACACACTCCGGGGCGAACTGCTGCTCTCTGACCAGCGCGGGGTCGTTCAGACGTTCGTGGATTTCTCGCCCGAAGAGCCAGCCCGGACCACCGAGAACACCCGGTACAAAACCGGCGCCGACCCGGACCCGTGGCAACAGACTGAGGAGCCTGTCGAGCAGGTGTTCCCGGTCGTGCAGGCCGGCTGGCAGCTGATGCTGGTGCTGGTCTCGGCGACGATTGTCGGGTTCCGAACCGTGCAGGACCGCCGGAGCCGATAG
- a CDS encoding GCN5-related N-acetyltransferase (PFAM: GCN5-related N-acetyltransferase~KEGG: hbo:Hbor_08560 acetyltransferase): protein MEIRPYEPADAEGLWQRKRDFELGLGSDTGGDEKRSQYEGKLDADYREEWLEWVERCVAEDERCVTVAVDESEKTSADAVVGYAFVLPESHRFIWDAAVLNELFLSPAHRGTGVADELMTAATDLARDQDLPLDRLVLDVDQENDRAKAFYDRYGFEHWGEMVARDL, encoded by the coding sequence ATGGAGATTCGACCCTACGAACCCGCCGACGCCGAGGGGCTCTGGCAGCGCAAGCGTGACTTCGAACTCGGGCTTGGCTCGGACACTGGCGGCGACGAGAAGCGAAGTCAGTACGAGGGGAAACTCGACGCCGACTACCGCGAGGAGTGGCTAGAGTGGGTCGAGCGCTGCGTGGCCGAAGACGAACGCTGTGTCACCGTTGCCGTCGACGAGTCGGAAAAGACCAGCGCAGATGCGGTGGTGGGCTACGCCTTCGTGCTGCCAGAGAGCCACCGGTTCATCTGGGACGCCGCAGTACTGAACGAGCTCTTCCTCTCACCAGCCCACCGCGGCACCGGCGTCGCCGACGAGCTGATGACCGCCGCAACCGACCTCGCGCGGGACCAGGATCTCCCGCTTGACCGACTGGTCCTCGACGTGGACCAAGAAAACGACCGCGCGAAGGCGTTCTACGACCGCTACGGCTTCGAGCACTGGGGCGAGATGGTCGCTCGCGACCTGTAG
- a CDS encoding GCN5-related N-acetyltransferase (KEGG: hla:Hlac_1854 GCN5-related N-acetyltransferase): protein MLPEFIETERLRLAPRTPEYVDPLAVYDYCKTDAPHIDEITEHVPWRPHPQPKESLEFLERGAKKRADHETAVYVVRPKDGEGGAGEVAGFAGLNFDWEKDSAELGCWFREPFWGRGYSGERALALAALGFEHLDFELLIVTHHPGNEQSERAITKYVNRLGGRREGVMRNAGVESIEHGGGVDLVRYSVCQAEYHAAAPEQAVAFSDADGESWP, encoded by the coding sequence ATGCTGCCGGAGTTCATCGAGACCGAACGCCTCAGACTGGCGCCACGAACCCCTGAGTACGTCGACCCGCTGGCGGTCTACGACTACTGCAAGACTGACGCACCGCATATCGATGAAATCACCGAACACGTCCCCTGGCGGCCCCACCCCCAGCCGAAGGAGAGCCTTGAGTTCCTCGAACGCGGCGCAAAGAAGCGCGCGGACCACGAGACAGCCGTCTACGTGGTCCGGCCGAAGGACGGCGAGGGCGGCGCCGGCGAGGTCGCGGGCTTCGCCGGGCTGAACTTCGACTGGGAGAAGGACAGTGCCGAACTCGGCTGTTGGTTCCGCGAGCCGTTCTGGGGGCGCGGCTACTCGGGCGAGCGCGCACTCGCACTGGCTGCGTTGGGGTTCGAGCACCTGGATTTCGAACTCCTCATCGTGACCCACCACCCGGGGAATGAGCAGTCCGAGCGCGCCATCACGAAGTACGTCAATCGGCTGGGCGGCCGCCGCGAGGGCGTGATGCGGAACGCCGGCGTCGAGAGTATCGAGCACGGCGGCGGCGTCGACCTTGTGCGGTATAGCGTCTGTCAGGCGGAGTACCACGCCGCCGCGCCAGAGCAGGCGGTGGCTTTCTCGGACGCCGACGGTGAGTCGTGGCCGTGA
- a CDS encoding transcriptional regulator, TrmB (PFAM: Transcriptional regulator TrmB~KEGG: hje:HacjB3_07145 transcriptional regulator, TrmB), with protein MSEDLHVALGRVAETFDFGEYEVRAYLTVLEGGEMTASEIAMEADIPQPRVYDTVRDLASEGFVELRESRPMTVRAVDPEEAFGDVRSSLDELVDGLEARYTAPPQESDAAAVVRSQATIRRQLRQVIDRAEYELVLSLTPNLVGRFEEPLGEARENGVVIDLLVSPESDVPDPETYDYGAVSTRARTRRGVTTPILAIADGSDAVYATRAALQGDERYAVVFGRSELGFLVSAFYETVVLPTTETLAVVEEEQTWPRQYATLRRCVRDLEDSGGQFYATVQGRDVVTGEPRTVRGELVDWSATADLSRASITVETEEGQTIVGGQLAAVEEIEAHELEVGREPWW; from the coding sequence ATGAGTGAGGACCTGCACGTGGCGCTCGGTCGGGTCGCCGAGACGTTCGACTTCGGCGAGTACGAGGTCCGGGCGTATCTGACGGTGCTCGAAGGCGGCGAGATGACTGCTTCCGAGATTGCGATGGAGGCGGATATCCCCCAGCCCCGGGTCTACGATACGGTCCGTGATCTCGCGTCCGAAGGGTTCGTGGAACTCCGAGAATCCCGCCCGATGACCGTCCGCGCAGTCGACCCCGAGGAGGCGTTCGGCGACGTGCGGAGTTCACTGGACGAACTGGTCGACGGGCTGGAAGCCCGCTACACGGCGCCGCCACAGGAGAGTGACGCCGCGGCCGTCGTGCGCTCGCAGGCGACGATCCGGCGACAGCTCCGACAAGTCATCGACCGCGCCGAGTACGAACTCGTGCTGTCACTCACCCCCAACCTCGTCGGCCGGTTCGAGGAACCGCTGGGAGAGGCCCGAGAGAACGGCGTCGTCATCGATCTGCTTGTCTCGCCGGAGAGCGACGTTCCTGACCCGGAAACGTACGATTACGGCGCGGTCTCCACCCGGGCACGGACCCGCCGGGGCGTAACGACTCCGATTCTCGCCATCGCGGACGGCAGCGACGCCGTCTACGCCACCCGGGCGGCGCTCCAGGGCGACGAGCGCTACGCCGTGGTCTTCGGGCGTTCGGAGCTGGGCTTTCTCGTCTCGGCGTTCTACGAGACGGTCGTGTTGCCGACAACGGAGACACTGGCAGTGGTGGAAGAAGAGCAAACGTGGCCTCGGCAGTACGCCACCCTCCGGCGGTGTGTCCGTGACCTCGAGGATTCTGGCGGCCAGTTCTACGCCACCGTGCAGGGTCGGGACGTCGTAACCGGTGAACCACGAACGGTCCGCGGCGAACTGGTTGACTGGTCGGCCACCGCGGATCTCAGTCGGGCGTCGATAACCGTCGAGACCGAGGAGGGCCAAACCATCGTTGGCGGGCAGTTGGCCGCGGTCGAGGAGATCGAGGCCCACGAACTCGAAGTCGGTCGCGAGCCCTGGTGGTAG
- a CDS encoding PyrE-like protein (KEGG: hje:HacjB3_14025 orotate phosphoribosyltransferase-like protein~HAMAP: PyrE-like protein~PFAM: Phosphoribosyltransferase), with the protein MKNVDDLIESAAELSARGLSKGEIADELNVSRETASWLVGRTGRDATLENGETGPHDIHVDWSALGRDSNRLSLTGQAMADLLDADEEVDLTVGIEKAGTPLATMVARELDTDLATYAPRKHQWEEGDLENLGAAFSKNFADVRGRECYIVDDTITSGTTMQETMEAVRELGGEPVGCVVLVDKRGIDEIDSVPVHSLLQVLRVGEGE; encoded by the coding sequence ATGAAGAACGTAGACGACCTCATCGAAAGTGCAGCGGAGTTGAGCGCGCGCGGCCTCTCGAAAGGCGAGATCGCCGACGAACTGAACGTCTCCCGGGAGACCGCCTCGTGGCTGGTCGGCCGGACGGGCCGCGACGCCACGCTGGAAAACGGCGAAACTGGCCCTCATGACATCCACGTCGACTGGTCGGCGCTGGGGCGTGACAGCAACCGCCTGAGCCTCACCGGCCAAGCGATGGCCGACCTCCTCGACGCCGACGAGGAAGTCGACCTCACGGTCGGCATCGAGAAGGCCGGGACGCCGCTTGCGACGATGGTGGCACGGGAGCTCGATACCGACCTCGCGACGTACGCTCCCCGAAAACACCAGTGGGAGGAGGGCGACCTCGAGAACCTCGGTGCCGCCTTCTCGAAAAACTTCGCGGACGTGCGTGGCCGGGAGTGCTACATCGTCGACGACACCATTACCTCCGGCACGACGATGCAGGAGACGATGGAGGCCGTCCGCGAACTGGGCGGCGAGCCCGTCGGCTGTGTCGTCCTCGTCGACAAGCGCGGCATCGACGAGATCGACAGCGTTCCCGTCCACTCGCTGCTCCAAGTGCTCCGAGTGGGTGAGGGTGAATGA